Proteins co-encoded in one Klebsiella michiganensis genomic window:
- a CDS encoding LysR family transcriptional regulator produces MKRHFEEMQIGTLELFCQAAEQLSFSAAANVMGITPAAVSRSIARLEERLGVRLFVRTTRQIRLTESGERYFSQCQQALQQLREAEREVTGAQIEPAGVLRISLPTPYSHYRVLPLLPEFRQLYPRVSVQVHISNRNIDFADESYDIAIRGRSPADSSLIARKLEDAELITVASPAYLARAGIPKTLDDLNQHECIQFELPSTGRKVPWTFSIDGKDTDIFTSGGFTCAEDVLGIVTLARSGAGLIQTYRFILEQDVAEGTLVEVLPEYGGTSRPFILLYPHARHLSLRVRSLVDFLVQRLGT; encoded by the coding sequence ATGAAACGCCACTTCGAAGAGATGCAGATCGGCACGCTGGAGCTGTTTTGCCAGGCCGCAGAACAGCTCAGCTTCAGCGCGGCGGCCAATGTTATGGGGATCACGCCCGCGGCGGTCAGTCGCTCTATCGCCCGCCTTGAAGAGCGTTTGGGCGTGCGCCTGTTCGTGCGTACAACCCGCCAGATAAGGCTGACGGAAAGCGGTGAGCGCTACTTCAGCCAATGCCAGCAGGCACTGCAGCAGCTCAGAGAGGCGGAGCGGGAAGTGACCGGCGCACAGATTGAACCTGCCGGCGTGCTGCGAATAAGCCTCCCCACGCCCTATTCTCATTATCGCGTGCTGCCGCTGCTGCCGGAATTCAGGCAGCTCTACCCCCGCGTGTCGGTGCAGGTGCACATCAGCAACCGCAACATCGACTTTGCCGATGAAAGTTACGACATTGCCATTCGCGGCCGTTCCCCTGCGGATTCCTCTTTGATTGCCCGCAAACTCGAAGACGCCGAGCTGATTACGGTCGCCTCTCCGGCCTATTTAGCCCGGGCGGGAATACCGAAAACGCTGGATGACCTGAATCAGCACGAGTGCATCCAGTTCGAACTGCCGAGCACCGGGCGAAAAGTCCCCTGGACATTCAGCATCGACGGCAAAGACACCGATATTTTTACCAGCGGCGGCTTTACCTGTGCGGAGGATGTGCTGGGCATTGTGACGCTTGCCAGAAGCGGCGCGGGCCTGATCCAGACCTACCGATTTATTCTGGAGCAGGATGTCGCCGAGGGAACGCTGGTTGAGGTGCTGCCCGAGTACGGCGGCACCTCCCGGCCCTTTATTTTACTTTACCCTCACGCCCGCCATCTCTCTCTGCGGGTCAGGAGCCTGGTTGATTTCCTGGTCCAGCGGCTTGGAACATAG